A window of Brachyhypopomus gauderio isolate BG-103 unplaced genomic scaffold, BGAUD_0.2 sc148, whole genome shotgun sequence contains these coding sequences:
- the LOC143500405 gene encoding uncharacterized protein LOC143500405 → MLLFTVLFLISRCFVITSSGCHSDRNKDHRPRVSCVAQSLSAVPDGIDLTTQVLVLTQNQFMLLSWVTYSAFTHLHELDLSENHISIIDPPGPVLGNLSVLRLSNNRLRGLGSRVFSSTPRLMEVYLDGNALHSLHDSTFADLPHLEVINLSRNQLTVLPLRLLEHVSSPNLKTFDLEDNYVQTMPDGFFSSKPDLPYVYLSRNPWQCSCEASYLQLYLEDQAHNIYQHTGPTTLENSPESVVCARPQHLNGQPIIDLKKEDYCNSDMPTDTIMATPTNTHMATPTNNLMLTTMAIPNETHTNTPMATSSNTLMAMPTNTPMATPRGHGRGVVRGDFWHFLPTQTSTQTTSRSTSKHTEPTTTLMIVKPATKTTIKPSTFSPSATPSASFPTSTLPYTVSYVWITHRSSSAPSSHTAQARLPLVGAGLERGVRGLWCWWLFAGLLPLCVLSGICCCMLLLWLLRTYSALYRPLREQRHTAACGGSIALQAYRATDGGKGIGGAGPSGQPEGVVFLPPEQIRETQAVFRSVLFISKGQEGDDRAGGVKDDNGDARENDLASKTKEEEDRLGVSEQRERGGEREGEREGEREKVKDEGTTAADTKEVFRKTLYRVISREEEIEGWNQVEESWQLKQAGKEEEGMRGEEERRKTRYSLILREERGSVVEDRKGGIEWLVGEWLMSGGGVEEGRRGEEGGGGEE, encoded by the exons ATGCTCCTCTTCAccgtcctcttcctcatttCTCGGTGCTTCGTCATTACAAGCAGTGGTTGCCACAGCGACAGGAACAAAGACCACCGACCTCGTGTGAGCTGCGTGGCTCAAAGTCTAAGTGCAGTGCCTGATGGGATAGATTTAACCACACAGGTTTTGGTTCTTACTCAGAACCAGTTCATGCTGCTCTCCTGGGTCACCTATAGCGCATTCACACACCTGCACGAGCTGGACCTGAGTGAGAACCACATCAGTATAATTGACCCGCCAG GTCCAGTGCTTGGAAACCTGAGCGTGTTGCGGTTGTCCAATAACAGGCTGAGGGGTTTAGGGAGCCGGGTCTTCAGCTCCACCCCCAGACTGATGGAGGTTTACCTGGATGGAAACGCTCTTCACTCCCTTCATGATTCCACCTTCGCTGACCTTCCACACCTAGAGGTCATCAACCTGTCACGGAACCAGCTCACCGTCCTCCCCCTCCGGCTGCTCGAACACGTCTCCTCACCCAACCTCAAGACCTTTGACCTGGAAGATAATTACGTGCAGACCATGCCTGATGGGTTCTTCTCCTCAAAGCCTGACCTGCCCTACGTCTACCTGTCCCGGAATCCGTGGCAGTGCAGCTGTGAGGCGAGCTACCTGCAGCTCTACCTGGAGGACCAGGCTCACAACATATACCAACACACTGGCCCCACCACGCTGGAGAACAGTCCAGAGAGCGTGGTGTGTGCAAGGCCACAACACCTGAATGGCCAGCCCATTATTGATCTGAAAAAGGAAGACTACTGCAACTCAGACATGCCTACTGACACCATCATGGCCACGCCCACTAACACCCACATGGCCACACCCACTAACAACCTCATGTTGACAACCATGGCCATACCTAATgagacacacactaacactcccaTGGCCACATCCTCGAACACCCTCATGGCCATGCCCACTAACACTCCCATGGCCACACCCAGGGGGCATGGGAGGGGTGTCGTCAGGGGGGATTTCTGGCACTTTCTCCCCACCCAAACATCCACCCAAACAACATCCAGGAGCACAAGCAAACATACTGAACCCACCACAACCTTAATGATTGTTAAACCAGCAactaaaacaacaattaaaccATCAACATTTAGTCCATCTGCTACACCCAGTGCATCAtttcccacctccacccttccctaCACCGTGTCCTACGTCTGGATTACACACAGGTCATCTAGTGCCCCCTCCTCTCACACTGCCCAGGCCAGGCTGCCCCTAGTGGGGGCGGGTCTGGAGCGTGGTGTGCGGGGACTGTGGTGCTGGTGGCTGTTTGCTGGGCTGTTGCCACTTTGTGTTCTTTCAGGTATCTGCTGCTGCATGCTGCTCCTGTGGCTCTTACGCACCTACAGCGCCCTCTACAGGCCACTCCGAGAACAGCGCCACACTGCTGCCTGTGGTGGGTCCATCGCCCTGCAGGCATACCGCGCTACGGACGGGGGAAAAGGTATAGGTGGGGCAGGACCAAGTGGACAGCCAGAGGGGGTGGTGTTCTTACCCCCAGAGCAGATTCGAGAGACACAAGCGGTGTTTCGGTCAGTTCTGTTCATCTCAAAAGGACAAGAAGGAGATGACAGGGCAGGAGGAGTAAAGGATGACAACGGAGACGCAAGAGAAAATGACCTCGCATCTAAAACGAAAGAGGAAGAAGATAGGCTAGGGGTgtctgagcagagagagagagggggagagagggagggagagagggagggagagagggagaaagtgaaGGATGAAGGGACCACAGCAGCAGACACAAAAGAAGTGTTCAGGAAGACCTTGTATAGGGTGATAAGCCGAGAGGAAGAGATAGAAGGATGGAATCAAGTGGAGGAGAGCTGGCAACTGAAGCAGGCAGGGAAAGAAGAAGAagggatgagaggggaggaggaaagAAGGAAGACACGGTACAGTCTGATCctcagggaggagagagggagtgtagtgGAAGACAGGAAAGGGGGAATAGAGTGGTTGGTGGGAGAATGGTTGatgagtggaggaggagtggaagaggggaggaggggggaggagggtggaggaggagaggagtag
- the LOC143500406 gene encoding proteasome subunit beta type-6-like isoform X2, which translates to MAVEFDGGVVIGADSRTTTGAYVANRVTDKLTPIHHSIFCCRSGSAADTQAIADAVTYQLGFHGIELNEPPLVQTAANLFREMCYRYREELMAGIIVAGWDRRRGGQVYTVPVGGMLTRQPVCVGGSGSSYIYGFVDSSYRAGMSKDDCLQFTAQALSLAMERDGSSGGVVRLAVISENGVERHVITGK; encoded by the exons ATGGCCGTGGAGTTTGATGGGGGAGTTGTAATTGGCGCAGATTCTCGAACCACCACAGG TGCATACGTAGCTAACAGGGTGACGGACAAGCTCACCCCAATTCATCACTCCATCTTCTGCTGTCGGTCCGGGTCTGCAGCTGACACTCAGGCCATCGCTGACGCCGTCACTTACCAGCTGGGCTTCCACGG TATTGAACTGAACGAGCCCCCATTGGTCCAGACAGCTGCTAATCTCTTTAGAGAGATGTGCTATAGGTACAGGGAGGAGCTAATGGCAGGGATCATTGTGGCTGGCTGGGACAGACGGAGGGGTGGGCAG gtgtACACTGTGCCTGTGGGGGGGATGCTGACCAGGcagccagtgtgtgtgggaggatctGGTAGCAGCTACATCTACGGCTTTGTGGACTCCAGCTACAGAGCCGGCATGAGCAAGGACGACTGTCTACAGTTCACTGCACAAG CGCTGTCTCTGGCCATGGAGAGAGACGGGTCcagtggtggagtggtgaggCTCGCCGTCATCTCTGAGAACGGCGTAGAGAGGCACGTGATCACCGGGAAATAA